A DNA window from Paenibacillus andongensis contains the following coding sequences:
- a CDS encoding ROK family protein, whose translation MSLLLGGIDIGGTKCAAVLGITAGETVNILDKISFPTPATPNEALLQLGDALERLVQRNPGGKLQAIGISCGGPLSSKDGLVLSPPNLPGWDRIDVLTPFRERFHAAVGLQNDANACALAEWKWGAGRGSQNMIFLTFGTGMGAGLILNGRLYGGANDMAGEVGHIRLAEDGPLGYGKQGSFEGFCSGGGIARLAVGMTEDWFTTGGSTILPIAKDQLQELTAKDVFEAAHAGDDLAMLVIRKVSSQLGRGLSILIDILNPDTIVIGSIYERQESMLAPMVMEELKREALPISLGVCGIVPSGLKDNVGDAASLSVALHAFEQ comes from the coding sequence ATGAGTCTTCTTCTAGGTGGCATTGATATCGGAGGTACGAAGTGCGCTGCGGTACTAGGCATTACGGCTGGAGAGACCGTTAACATCTTGGATAAAATAAGCTTTCCTACTCCGGCAACGCCGAATGAAGCACTTTTGCAGCTTGGTGATGCGCTGGAGCGATTGGTGCAGAGGAACCCTGGAGGTAAGCTGCAAGCTATCGGCATTAGCTGCGGCGGTCCTTTAAGCAGTAAAGATGGCCTCGTGCTATCGCCGCCTAATTTACCTGGCTGGGACCGTATTGATGTGCTAACTCCTTTTCGAGAACGGTTCCATGCAGCTGTCGGATTGCAAAATGACGCTAACGCCTGTGCGTTAGCTGAATGGAAATGGGGAGCCGGACGAGGTTCCCAGAATATGATCTTCTTGACCTTTGGAACTGGAATGGGGGCGGGTCTTATTCTAAATGGCCGCTTATATGGAGGTGCGAACGATATGGCCGGCGAGGTTGGGCATATCCGTTTAGCTGAGGATGGACCTCTAGGCTATGGTAAACAAGGCTCGTTTGAAGGGTTTTGCAGCGGAGGCGGTATTGCCAGGCTAGCAGTAGGGATGACGGAAGACTGGTTCACAACAGGGGGATCCACAATTCTTCCTATTGCTAAGGATCAGCTCCAAGAGCTCACAGCGAAAGATGTATTCGAAGCCGCGCATGCTGGCGATGATCTGGCGATGCTGGTCATCCGCAAGGTAAGTAGTCAGCTGGGCAGGGGACTTTCGATCCTGATTGATATCCTCAATCCGGATACCATTGTCATCGGGAGTATTTATGAACGGCAGGAGTCCATGCTTGCCCCTATGGTTATGGAGGAACTAAAGCGTGAGGCACTGCCGATTTCACTAGGCGTTTGCGGAATTGTTCCTTCGGGTTTAAAGGATAATGTCGGAGATGCCGCCAGCTTATCTGTAGCGTTGCATGCATTTGAACAATAA
- a CDS encoding D-sedoheptulose-7-phosphate isomerase, which yields MSQTLEQLFVKYPDLVPCRSSIQDAFEAMKLSFEKGGKMLLAGNGGSAADCEHVVGELMKGFMSPRKLLKEQRDKLMLHGEAQGTYLADHLQGALPAISLVSHTAFATAFNNDVAADMVFAQQVYGYGKPEDTLVVFSTSGNSANIVHAVQVAKAVGVYTIGLTGEGGGCLKELCDVTIRVPYRSTPDIQERHLPIYHVLCMLLEEAFFV from the coding sequence ATGAGTCAAACGTTGGAGCAGCTTTTCGTGAAATATCCAGACTTGGTACCCTGTCGTTCATCGATCCAAGATGCATTTGAAGCTATGAAGCTGTCGTTTGAAAAGGGAGGCAAAATGCTGCTTGCCGGTAATGGTGGAAGTGCAGCTGATTGTGAACACGTTGTGGGCGAGTTGATGAAAGGATTTATGTCGCCGCGAAAGCTTCTCAAGGAACAGAGGGATAAGCTGATGCTTCATGGTGAGGCACAAGGAACGTATTTGGCCGATCATTTGCAAGGTGCGCTGCCGGCCATCTCGCTTGTCAGCCATACCGCGTTTGCAACAGCTTTCAATAACGATGTGGCGGCAGACATGGTTTTCGCGCAGCAGGTATACGGCTATGGCAAGCCGGAGGATACACTTGTTGTATTCAGTACATCGGGTAACTCGGCTAATATTGTACACGCGGTGCAGGTTGCCAAAGCAGTTGGTGTCTACACCATTGGTTTGACTGGGGAAGGCGGAGGCTGCTTAAAAGAACTTTGCGATGTGACGATTCGCGTGCCTTATCGTTCAACGCCAGACATTCAGGAACGCCATCTTCCAATTTACCATGTGCTATGCATGTTGTTGGAGGAGGCATTTTTCGTATGA
- a CDS encoding four-carbon acid sugar kinase family protein has protein sequence MIGIIADDITGANDIGIMYAKANISTHVYPMEAWTGRDQSYGGYPEVLVLDTHSRLDTPDDAYTKVYQMTKRLQEAGCERFINKTCSVFRGNIGAEFDAMLDALEASFGIVVLGFPKNGRTTLNGIHYVHGKKLEESEFRNDPVHPMRSSNLVDILQSQTDRRVGLIPIHIVEQGASVLEEQIAVMKHSGFTYIILDVRDQQTLKIIAQAVHAEPIICGSSALAEELALLEKPNAVQTGAAKKLPSLGRSAVLCAAGSLMPQTAAQIAYAKKQGLTALELDSLLLFSPAEKEAHCKQLVEQASRLLKDDQDVLIHASNSPLKVAATKVKGVELGYGNTEVSVIVSNALSGVIQSVVNETGQQRLLIAGGETSAAVCDKLGIGGLSIWQEIEPGLPSCLTLQTPQRFLVLKSGSFGSEPFFIEAIEHLKQT, from the coding sequence TTGATTGGTATTATCGCAGACGATATTACAGGGGCTAATGATATCGGCATCATGTACGCTAAGGCAAACATCAGCACGCATGTCTACCCGATGGAGGCGTGGACGGGGAGAGATCAGAGCTATGGCGGCTATCCGGAAGTGCTTGTTCTCGATACGCACTCCCGATTAGATACGCCAGATGATGCTTACACGAAGGTGTACCAGATGACGAAGCGGCTTCAGGAAGCTGGGTGCGAACGTTTTATCAATAAAACGTGTTCTGTATTCCGCGGTAACATCGGAGCCGAATTCGATGCCATGCTGGATGCACTTGAGGCATCTTTTGGCATTGTCGTGCTTGGTTTTCCGAAAAATGGGCGAACTACGTTGAATGGCATTCATTATGTACATGGTAAAAAACTGGAAGAATCCGAATTTCGAAACGATCCCGTGCATCCGATGCGCAGTTCCAATTTGGTAGATATTTTACAATCACAAACGGACCGCAGAGTAGGACTAATTCCCATTCATATTGTAGAACAAGGTGCTTCTGTGTTAGAGGAGCAAATTGCAGTGATGAAGCATTCAGGCTTCACCTATATCATCCTCGATGTGCGTGATCAGCAGACTCTGAAGATAATTGCGCAAGCGGTTCATGCGGAGCCGATTATTTGCGGAAGCTCAGCTTTGGCAGAGGAATTGGCGTTGTTAGAAAAGCCGAATGCCGTGCAAACGGGTGCTGCGAAAAAGCTGCCATCGCTTGGACGATCAGCTGTTTTGTGCGCCGCAGGCAGCTTAATGCCGCAAACAGCTGCGCAAATTGCCTATGCCAAAAAGCAGGGCCTGACAGCGTTAGAGCTCGATTCACTGCTCTTGTTTAGCCCTGCTGAGAAAGAGGCGCATTGCAAGCAATTGGTTGAACAGGCGTCGAGGCTTCTGAAGGACGATCAGGACGTACTCATTCACGCCTCGAATAGTCCGCTCAAAGTGGCGGCGACGAAAGTAAAAGGTGTTGAACTCGGCTACGGCAATACGGAAGTGTCCGTTATCGTTTCGAATGCGCTTTCGGGCGTCATACAATCGGTCGTCAATGAGACAGGGCAGCAACGTCTGCTCATCGCTGGAGGGGAAACGTCCGCTGCTGTCTGCGATAAACTGGGCATTGGCGGACTTAGCATTTGGCAAGAAATTGAGCCGGGATTGCCATCCTGTTTAACACTCCAAACGCCGCAGCGGTTTTTGGTGTTGAAATCAGGCAGCTTTGGCAGCGAGCCCTTTTTCATAGAAGCGATTGAACACTTGAAACAAACATAA
- a CDS encoding class II aldolase/adducin family protein, producing the protein MEASVWQQLQEAGRYMLNNGLAWGNAGNISARTKADHYLITASGTDLGELSEDDFVECSLSEGGSSSSVAGKKPSKEVPMHQAIYESRPDVGAVLHASPFYSTMLACSGEHLPSEWFVETMYYLERIERVPYFHPGSRELGDAVREKACEANVLFLENHGVLVYDTSVKEARMAMHTLEMACQMYVMAKSSGISLRKLPEDVVQSFLNESGYRPRRRFSD; encoded by the coding sequence ATGGAGGCATCGGTTTGGCAGCAGCTGCAGGAAGCCGGGCGTTACATGCTGAATAACGGCTTGGCTTGGGGGAACGCAGGCAATATCAGTGCGCGAACCAAAGCTGACCACTATTTGATTACAGCAAGCGGTACAGACCTAGGGGAACTCAGCGAAGATGACTTCGTTGAGTGTTCTTTATCGGAGGGTGGCTCATCGTCCTCAGTGGCAGGGAAAAAGCCATCCAAAGAAGTGCCCATGCACCAAGCGATTTATGAATCTCGTCCTGATGTAGGGGCCGTGCTTCACGCATCCCCTTTTTATAGCACGATGCTTGCTTGCTCGGGAGAACATCTGCCATCCGAATGGTTTGTTGAAACGATGTATTATTTGGAACGCATAGAACGCGTTCCTTATTTTCATCCAGGCTCACGTGAGCTTGGTGATGCGGTACGGGAGAAGGCATGCGAAGCGAATGTGCTTTTCCTCGAAAATCATGGTGTGCTTGTCTATGATACGAGCGTGAAGGAAGCACGCATGGCCATGCACACGCTTGAGATGGCGTGCCAGATGTATGTGATGGCCAAGAGCTCGGGGATTTCCCTACGCAAGCTGCCAGAAGACGTGGTTCAAAGCTTCTTGAACGAGTCGGGCTATAGGCCGAGAAGGAGGTTCTCCGATTGA
- a CDS encoding alpha-mannosidase: MKDNKLYMIGNAHLDPVWLWQWQEGFQEAKATFRSALDRMTESEDFIFTSSSAAMYEWIENNEPKMFAEIKKRVQEGRWNIVGGWWIQPDCNIPNGESFVRQGLYGQHYFKEKFGVTAKVGYNVDSFGHNGMLPQILKKSGMDYYVMMRPMPNEKGLPSRLFMWESDDGSQVMTFRIMYEYLSWGKDLENHVRRCLGEFKEPLNELMLFYGVGNHGGGPTKENIESIRRMNEDPSLPKLEFATPDAYFKEMESKNLKLPVVHDDLQHHASGCYAAHSGIKHWNRKAENRLMAAEKYSVLASWITGQPYPAEFKQAWKNVLFNQFHDILAGTSLESAYEDAMYLYGEAMAIADRSLNYAVQSLSWNINIEQDVTMKPIVVFNPHAWESRVNVELEVGGIKPTTVLLDDKGNPVPFQTVQSQASANGRFRLSFMAELPSMGYRVYKLVADSASQKPVGEPIQASDLVMENKRFRLEFDKETGYIKSLHDKIVDHEVFKGDGAKPIVLDDNSDTWSHDVLHFNQKAGTFKAKKVFRVEHGPVKSVIRVVSEYGSSKLVQDFTMYADRDQIDVQVMVDWRESFKMLKLVFPVNVIFSKQTYEIPYGTIEREHNGEEEPGLTWIDYSGVTRKGNIMYGLSLMNDAKYSYSIHNQDMALTVLRSPIYAHHVPYEPDPNGEYSFIDQGIQRFSYSLLPHEGTWEQAGTVKRAAELNCKPIAVIESFHAGELAQSDSYVNVSRDNIVVSAIKKAEDNEDLIIRVYETNKSATSAEIELPRWKRVIKADFKPCEIKTFRVPKNPELPIKETNMLEWDVE; encoded by the coding sequence ATGAAAGATAACAAACTTTATATGATAGGAAACGCTCATCTGGATCCGGTTTGGCTATGGCAATGGCAGGAAGGATTTCAAGAGGCGAAGGCGACATTCCGTTCTGCTCTAGATCGGATGACAGAATCCGAAGATTTTATTTTCACTTCCAGCTCTGCTGCGATGTACGAGTGGATTGAAAATAACGAGCCTAAGATGTTCGCGGAAATCAAAAAACGCGTGCAGGAAGGACGCTGGAATATTGTCGGCGGTTGGTGGATTCAACCTGACTGCAACATTCCGAATGGGGAATCCTTCGTCCGTCAAGGGCTCTACGGTCAACATTATTTCAAAGAGAAGTTCGGGGTGACAGCTAAAGTTGGCTATAACGTAGACAGCTTTGGGCATAACGGAATGCTGCCGCAAATTCTGAAGAAGAGCGGGATGGATTATTACGTGATGATGCGTCCGATGCCAAATGAAAAAGGGCTGCCAAGCCGACTGTTCATGTGGGAATCGGATGATGGCTCACAAGTCATGACTTTCCGCATCATGTATGAATATTTGTCTTGGGGCAAAGATTTGGAAAACCATGTCCGCCGCTGCTTGGGCGAATTCAAAGAACCGCTTAACGAATTGATGCTGTTCTACGGCGTTGGCAATCATGGTGGCGGTCCAACGAAAGAAAATATCGAGAGCATTCGCCGCATGAACGAGGATCCATCGCTGCCTAAGCTGGAGTTTGCAACGCCGGACGCGTATTTCAAAGAGATGGAGAGCAAGAACTTAAAGCTGCCGGTCGTTCATGATGATTTGCAGCACCATGCTAGCGGCTGCTACGCGGCGCATTCAGGCATCAAGCATTGGAATCGCAAAGCAGAGAATCGATTAATGGCTGCAGAGAAGTACTCGGTGCTTGCTTCATGGATCACGGGTCAACCTTATCCTGCGGAGTTCAAGCAAGCTTGGAAAAATGTGCTCTTTAATCAGTTCCACGACATATTAGCAGGAACCAGCTTGGAGTCTGCCTATGAAGATGCGATGTATTTGTATGGGGAAGCCATGGCTATCGCGGATCGTTCCCTTAATTATGCGGTTCAATCTTTGTCATGGAACATCAACATTGAGCAGGATGTAACTATGAAGCCGATTGTCGTTTTTAACCCTCATGCATGGGAAAGCCGTGTAAACGTTGAGCTTGAAGTAGGAGGCATCAAACCAACGACTGTTTTGCTTGATGACAAAGGGAATCCGGTACCTTTCCAAACGGTGCAATCGCAAGCGTCTGCAAACGGCCGTTTCCGTCTTAGCTTTATGGCTGAGCTGCCTTCCATGGGATATCGGGTATATAAATTGGTGGCTGATTCAGCCTCACAAAAGCCAGTTGGCGAGCCCATTCAAGCAAGCGACTTAGTTATGGAAAATAAACGTTTCCGCTTGGAGTTCGATAAAGAAACAGGCTATATCAAGAGCCTGCACGATAAGATTGTTGATCATGAAGTGTTTAAGGGAGATGGAGCCAAGCCCATCGTCTTGGATGATAATTCGGATACTTGGAGCCATGATGTGCTGCATTTTAACCAAAAGGCGGGTACGTTCAAAGCGAAAAAAGTGTTCCGTGTCGAGCATGGTCCCGTTAAATCGGTCATCCGTGTTGTCAGTGAATATGGCAGCTCAAAGCTAGTCCAAGATTTCACCATGTATGCGGACCGTGATCAAATCGATGTACAGGTAATGGTAGATTGGCGAGAATCCTTCAAAATGTTGAAGCTGGTTTTCCCAGTGAATGTCATCTTTAGCAAGCAAACCTATGAAATACCATACGGTACGATTGAACGTGAACATAACGGCGAAGAAGAGCCAGGTTTAACCTGGATTGATTACTCGGGTGTGACGCGAAAAGGCAACATTATGTACGGACTCAGCCTTATGAATGATGCCAAATACAGCTACAGCATTCATAACCAAGACATGGCGTTGACTGTACTGAGAAGTCCTATTTATGCGCACCACGTGCCTTATGAGCCAGACCCGAATGGTGAGTACTCCTTTATTGATCAGGGCATTCAGCGTTTTTCCTATTCGTTGCTGCCGCATGAAGGGACATGGGAGCAGGCCGGTACGGTGAAGCGTGCAGCAGAACTTAACTGCAAGCCGATTGCTGTTATTGAATCGTTCCATGCAGGGGAGCTTGCGCAATCCGATTCCTATGTGAATGTAAGCCGTGACAATATCGTTGTTAGTGCGATAAAGAAAGCGGAAGATAACGAAGATCTCATTATTCGTGTCTATGAAACGAATAAATCCGCTACGTCAGCCGAGATTGAGCTGCCTAGATGGAAGCGTGTCATTAAGGCGGATTTTAAACCATGCGAGATCAAAACCTTCCGCGTGCCGAAAAATCCGGAATTGCCGATCAAAGAAACCAATATGCTGGAATGGGATGTGGAGTAG
- a CDS encoding class II fructose-bisphosphate aldolase, whose product MTNSTPIAPVITLKQALEISEANHFAIGSFSPRYTPMIAAVLKAGQIANSPLIVQISHKELIRYGITAAEFGEEFYRQVKEQQITVPVVLHLDHTKELETIKEAIAAGFTSVMIDASEKPFAENAGISKEVVEYAHTKGVSVEAELGMIGTTDFVETDKDEELYTNPQEAAEFVAITGVDALAVSCGTAHGVYVVKQPKIDYERLMEIRRLTPVHLVLHGGSGVPPEMMRRAYQLPGGGVSKVNIATDLELSLLKALGREERMTNEECKNLTPDMLQVGRDAVTQTVMEKMKHFLNSAGQADVFNK is encoded by the coding sequence ATGACAAACTCAACACCAATTGCACCGGTAATCACATTAAAACAAGCACTTGAGATTTCTGAAGCGAACCATTTTGCGATTGGCTCTTTCTCGCCGCGTTATACACCTATGATTGCAGCCGTTCTGAAGGCGGGCCAAATCGCGAACTCACCGTTGATTGTTCAAATTTCACATAAAGAATTGATTCGTTATGGGATTACAGCAGCTGAATTTGGAGAAGAATTTTACCGTCAAGTAAAGGAGCAGCAAATCACAGTTCCTGTCGTACTGCATTTGGATCACACGAAGGAATTAGAAACCATTAAAGAAGCGATTGCAGCAGGCTTTACGTCGGTCATGATTGATGCATCGGAGAAGCCTTTTGCCGAAAATGCGGGAATTAGCAAGGAAGTTGTGGAATATGCACACACGAAAGGCGTTTCCGTTGAAGCTGAGCTGGGAATGATTGGCACAACAGATTTCGTAGAAACGGATAAAGATGAAGAATTATATACCAATCCACAGGAAGCGGCTGAGTTTGTCGCGATTACCGGTGTTGATGCGTTAGCTGTGTCTTGCGGTACTGCACATGGCGTATATGTCGTGAAGCAGCCGAAAATCGACTATGAGCGCTTGATGGAAATTCGCAGATTGACCCCTGTTCATCTTGTCTTGCACGGCGGTTCGGGCGTACCTCCTGAAATGATGCGCAGAGCCTACCAATTGCCGGGCGGCGGTGTTAGCAAAGTGAATATCGCAACAGATTTGGAGCTTTCCCTGCTCAAAGCACTTGGACGTGAAGAGCGGATGACTAATGAAGAATGTAAGAACTTAACGCCAGATATGCTGCAAGTCGGACGTGATGCCGTTACGCAAACGGTGATGGAAAAGATGAAGCATTTTTTGAATAGCGCTGGTCAAGCAGATGTTTTTAACAAATAG
- a CDS encoding aspartate/glutamate racemase family protein — MTKKLAIIHTTPVTVESLKALADELLPGVEVMNWVDDSILPQLVTNGGQINEIEERFLQYAQIAEKAGASCILSACSSIGELVARVQPKLHIPIIRIDDAMADLAVNSAEKVGVAATLETTLQPTKRMLISKAEQVGKAVHIETVVAKSAYQKLIAGDKDGHDEELASVLRNLASTTDVVVLAQASMARVISQFAPEEQMHFLTSPRLGMLRVKQVMEQ, encoded by the coding sequence ATGACAAAGAAGCTAGCAATTATCCATACTACGCCTGTAACAGTTGAAAGTTTAAAAGCATTAGCAGATGAGCTTCTGCCTGGGGTTGAAGTGATGAATTGGGTGGATGATTCCATATTGCCGCAGCTTGTAACGAATGGCGGGCAAATCAATGAAATTGAAGAGCGTTTCCTTCAGTACGCTCAAATTGCCGAGAAAGCTGGTGCTTCCTGCATCTTGTCCGCTTGCTCATCCATTGGTGAGCTTGTTGCCCGCGTACAGCCGAAGCTCCATATTCCTATCATACGAATTGACGACGCAATGGCGGATTTAGCGGTAAATTCAGCGGAGAAGGTTGGGGTTGCGGCAACGCTCGAAACGACATTACAACCGACTAAACGAATGCTCATCAGCAAAGCAGAGCAAGTTGGCAAGGCGGTACACATTGAGACAGTCGTCGCAAAGTCTGCTTATCAGAAGCTTATCGCTGGAGATAAGGATGGGCATGATGAAGAACTCGCATCTGTACTTCGCAATCTTGCATCCACCACGGATGTAGTTGTGCTTGCGCAGGCTTCAATGGCTCGCGTGATTTCACAATTTGCTCCAGAGGAACAAATGCATTTTCTCACCAGCCCGCGATTAGGTATGCTGCGGGTTAAACAAGTCATGGAACAATGA